From Flavobacterium arcticum, the proteins below share one genomic window:
- a CDS encoding ribonucleotide-diphosphate reductase subunit beta: MSATEPILQENKNRFVIFPIKHHDIWDWYKKMEASFWTAEEIDLHQDLNDWNNKLSDDEKYFIKHILAFFAASDGIVNENLAENFVNEVQYAEAKFFYGFQIMMENIHSETYSLLIDTYVKDEEEKDELFNALEVFPAIKKKADWALKWIESDSFAERLIAFAAVEGIFFSGAFCSIFWLKKRGLMPGLTFSNELISRDEGVHCDFAVHLHNHHLVNKVPKERIREILIDALNIEREFITESLPASLIGMNSTLMTQYLEFVTDRLLVELGCEREYNATNPFDFMDMISLQGKTNFFEKRVSEYQKAGVINKEGGDSQKISFDADF, from the coding sequence ATGTCTGCAACAGAGCCAATTTTACAAGAAAATAAAAACAGATTTGTAATATTCCCGATAAAACACCACGATATTTGGGACTGGTATAAAAAAATGGAGGCGAGTTTTTGGACTGCCGAAGAGATAGACCTGCACCAAGACCTTAATGATTGGAATAATAAACTGAGTGATGATGAAAAATATTTCATTAAGCACATTCTTGCATTCTTTGCAGCATCTGATGGTATTGTAAATGAAAACCTTGCCGAGAATTTTGTAAACGAGGTGCAGTATGCCGAAGCAAAATTCTTCTATGGTTTCCAGATTATGATGGAAAACATACACAGCGAAACCTATTCGCTACTTATAGATACGTATGTAAAAGATGAGGAAGAGAAAGATGAGTTGTTTAATGCCTTAGAAGTGTTTCCTGCAATCAAGAAAAAAGCAGACTGGGCATTAAAATGGATAGAGAGCGATTCTTTTGCCGAAAGGCTTATTGCTTTTGCTGCGGTAGAAGGTATTTTCTTCTCGGGAGCATTTTGTTCAATATTCTGGTTAAAGAAAAGAGGGCTTATGCCAGGGCTTACGTTTTCTAACGAATTAATTTCTAGAGATGAAGGTGTACACTGTGATTTTGCAGTACACCTACACAACCATCACTTAGTAAATAAAGTGCCAAAAGAAAGAATAAGAGAAATATTGATAGATGCACTTAATATAGAAAGAGAGTTTATAACAGAGTCGTTGCCAGCGAGCCTTATTGGTATGAACTCTACATTAATGACACAGTACCTAGAGTTTGTTACTGATAGGCTTTTAGTAGAGTTAGGTTGTGAGAGAGAGTATAATGCAACTAATCCATTCGATTTTATGGATATGATATCCTTACAAGGAAAAACTAACTTCTTCGAAAAAAGAGTTTCAGAATATCAAAAAGCAGGTGTTATCAATAAAGAAGGTGGCGATTCGCAAAAAATTAGCTTCGACGCTGATTTTTAA
- a CDS encoding ribonucleoside-diphosphate reductase subunit alpha, producing the protein MYVVKRDGRREPVMFDKITDRVRILCYELSDLVDPVKVAMRVIEGLYDGVTTYELDNLAAEIAAAMTVSHPDYAQLAARISVSNLHKNTKKSFSETMSDMYNYVNPRTGQKSPLLSDEVYKTIMENAEFLDSSIIYNRDFNYDYFGFKTLERSYLLKINGKIVERPQHMLMRVSIGIHLDDIDAAIETYELMSKKFFTHATPTLFNSGTPKPQMSSCFLLTMKDDSIDGIYDTLKSTAKISQSAGGIGLSIHNVRATGSYIRGTNGTSNGIVPMLRVFNDTARYVDQGGGKRKGSFAIYIEPWHADIFDFLELRKNHGKEEMRARDLFTAMWMPDLFMKRVQEDSTWTLMCPNECPGLCDVHSEEFDALYLKYEAENKGRKTIKARELWEKILESQIETGLPYMLYKDAANRKSNQKNLGTIRSSNLCTEIMEYTAPDEIAVCNLASISLPMFVEEGVLNHEHLHNVTKRITRNLNKVIDRNYYPIEEARNSNMRHRPVGLGVQGLADALILMRLPFTSDAAKKINQEIFETIYFAAVTASMEMAKEEGAYSSFEGSPISQGEFQYNLWGLKDEDLSGRWDWASLRKEVMEHGVRNSLLMAPMPTASTSQILGNNEAFEPYTSNIYTRRVLSGEFIVVNKHLLRDLVELGIWDDNLKQELMRANGSVQNIEGIPEDIKELYKTVWEMSMKDIIDMSRQRGYFIDQSQSLNLFMENATFGKLTSMHFYAWQSGLKTGMYYLRTKSAVDAIKFTLNNDKKAVAVPEAVAAEAQPIATTEFQAMIERSKNADPDDCEMCGS; encoded by the coding sequence ATGTATGTAGTAAAAAGAGACGGACGCAGAGAGCCGGTAATGTTCGATAAAATAACCGATAGAGTAAGAATACTATGCTATGAGCTTAGTGATCTTGTAGATCCTGTAAAAGTAGCCATGCGTGTTATAGAGGGGTTATATGATGGAGTTACTACTTATGAGTTAGATAATCTTGCTGCAGAAATTGCTGCCGCTATGACGGTTAGTCACCCAGATTATGCACAGTTAGCAGCCCGTATATCGGTATCTAACTTGCATAAAAACACTAAGAAATCATTTTCGGAAACCATGTCCGATATGTATAATTATGTAAACCCAAGAACAGGGCAAAAATCGCCTTTGCTTTCTGATGAGGTTTACAAAACTATTATGGAAAATGCTGAGTTTTTAGATTCGAGCATTATATATAATAGAGACTTTAACTACGACTACTTTGGATTTAAAACACTAGAGCGTTCGTACTTGTTAAAAATAAACGGAAAAATTGTAGAGCGACCACAACATATGTTAATGCGTGTGTCAATAGGGATACATCTTGATGATATAGATGCAGCTATAGAAACTTATGAGCTGATGTCTAAAAAATTCTTTACCCATGCTACGCCTACGCTTTTCAACTCGGGTACGCCTAAGCCACAAATGTCATCATGTTTCTTGCTTACCATGAAAGATGATAGTATAGATGGTATATATGATACACTAAAAAGTACAGCAAAAATATCGCAATCTGCGGGTGGTATAGGTTTATCTATACACAACGTTAGAGCTACAGGTTCATATATTCGTGGTACTAATGGTACGTCAAACGGTATTGTGCCTATGCTACGTGTGTTTAATGATACAGCACGTTATGTAGATCAAGGTGGAGGTAAGCGTAAAGGTAGTTTTGCTATTTATATAGAACCTTGGCATGCTGATATTTTTGATTTCCTTGAGTTACGTAAAAACCACGGTAAAGAAGAAATGCGCGCCCGTGATTTGTTTACGGCTATGTGGATGCCAGATTTATTTATGAAACGTGTACAAGAAGATAGTACATGGACATTAATGTGCCCTAACGAGTGCCCAGGATTATGCGATGTGCATAGTGAGGAGTTTGATGCACTTTACCTTAAATATGAAGCAGAAAATAAAGGTAGAAAAACCATTAAAGCCCGTGAACTTTGGGAGAAAATACTAGAGTCGCAAATAGAAACAGGGCTTCCTTATATGCTGTATAAAGATGCAGCTAACAGGAAATCGAACCAAAAGAACTTAGGTACAATACGCTCATCTAACCTGTGTACTGAGATTATGGAGTACACAGCACCAGATGAAATAGCAGTATGTAACCTTGCTTCTATATCATTACCAATGTTTGTAGAAGAAGGCGTGCTTAACCATGAGCACCTGCATAATGTAACTAAGCGTATTACCCGTAACCTTAACAAGGTTATAGACAGGAACTATTACCCAATAGAAGAAGCACGTAACTCTAATATGCGCCACCGTCCTGTAGGGTTAGGTGTACAAGGGCTTGCCGATGCACTTATATTAATGCGTCTTCCGTTTACTAGTGATGCAGCTAAGAAGATAAACCAAGAGATATTCGAAACCATATATTTTGCAGCCGTTACCGCTTCTATGGAAATGGCTAAAGAAGAAGGAGCTTACTCTAGTTTTGAAGGTTCGCCAATATCGCAAGGAGAATTCCAGTACAACCTTTGGGGCTTAAAAGATGAAGATCTTAGTGGTCGTTGGGACTGGGCATCACTTCGTAAAGAAGTTATGGAGCACGGTGTGAGAAACTCACTACTTATGGCACCAATGCCTACAGCATCTACTTCGCAAATATTAGGTAACAATGAGGCATTCGAACCTTATACATCTAATATTTATACAAGAAGAGTACTTTCGGGTGAGTTTATTGTGGTAAACAAACACTTACTACGCGATTTAGTAGAACTTGGTATTTGGGATGATAACCTGAAACAAGAACTAATGAGAGCTAATGGCTCTGTACAAAATATAGAAGGCATACCAGAAGATATAAAAGAGCTATACAAAACGGTATGGGAGATGAGTATGAAAGACATTATAGATATGTCGCGCCAACGTGGTTACTTCATCGACCAGTCGCAGTCGCTTAACCTGTTTATGGAAAATGCTACCTTTGGTAAGCTTACCTCTATGCACTTTTATGCATGGCAAAGTGGCTTAAAAACAGGTATGTATTACCTAAGGACTAAGAGTGCTGTAGATGCTATTAAGTTTACGCTTAATAACGATAAAAAAGCAGTAGCAGTACCCGAAGCAGTAGCAGCTGAGGCACAACCGATAGCAACTACCGAGTTTCAGGCAATGATTGAGCGTTCTAAAAATGCTGATCCTGATGACTGCGAAATGTGTGGTTCTTAA
- a CDS encoding RDD family protein, which yields MDQTIPSSFFVTEDMQASWGKRLGNLLIDMIIRVVLVNLLDLIGLGLFYIFDYDSMIMWTTNLDPLQGFFLSILIVASYYIIIEVSTQRTIGKYITGTKVVCYDGTKPDARTIALRTVCRFIPFDAFSYFAANPRGWHDSLSKTYVVDVKEYEAALQLKKSFNEIGNEEVL from the coding sequence ATGGATCAAACAATACCGTCGTCATTTTTTGTAACAGAAGATATGCAGGCTTCTTGGGGTAAAAGATTAGGTAACCTTCTTATTGATATGATAATAAGAGTTGTGCTTGTAAATTTACTAGACTTAATTGGCTTGGGGCTTTTTTATATTTTTGATTACGATTCGATGATTATGTGGACTACTAACTTAGATCCATTGCAAGGCTTCTTTCTGAGTATTTTAATTGTAGCCAGTTATTATATTATTATAGAGGTCTCAACGCAGCGAACTATAGGTAAATATATTACAGGTACTAAAGTAGTGTGTTATGATGGTACTAAACCCGATGCTAGAACAATAGCATTAAGAACGGTATGTAGATTTATACCTTTTGATGCTTTTTCATATTTTGCAGCTAACCCGAGAGGGTGGCATGATAGCCTTAGTAAAACCTATGTGGTAGATGTAAAAGAATATGAAGCAGCATTACAATTAAAAAAGTCGTTTAACGAGATAGGTAACGAAGAAGTGCTTTAA
- a CDS encoding deoxyguanosinetriphosphate triphosphohydrolase: MQWEQLLSLKRQGDTSKRLRKEQDDTRLGFEVDYDRIIFSSAFRSLQDKTQVIPLSKTDFVHTRLTHSLEVSVVGRSLGRLVGKKIIEKHPYLQDIHGFQMNDFGAIVAAAALAHDIGNPPFGHSGEKAIGEYFKIGKGKQYKDQLTDKEWQDLVDFEGNANGFNLLATSRPGIEGGLRLSYATLGAFMKYPKESLPKKPTANIADKKYGFFQCDKVYFEDVAKELGLIRNKTGNDIGYERHPLAYLVEAADDICYTIIDFEDGINLGVISEDFALEYLIKLVKDNVQVEKYKSLKTKEDRVSYLRALAISSLINDAVKVFLDNEEAILAGKYPYALTDQGKYTAQMRDIINISVENIYQSREVVEKEVIGYRIINILLDTFCTAYNNKYDGKESNYDKLVLKMLPEKFVTDKMNLYDRLLHISHFVSTLTDGKALLLYNTITGVK; this comes from the coding sequence ATGCAATGGGAACAACTACTGTCGTTAAAAAGGCAGGGCGATACAAGTAAACGTTTACGAAAAGAACAAGACGATACCCGTTTGGGTTTTGAGGTAGATTATGACCGTATTATATTCTCATCGGCTTTTAGAAGCCTACAAGATAAAACACAGGTAATACCCTTATCTAAAACAGATTTTGTACACACGCGTCTTACACACAGTCTCGAAGTATCAGTTGTTGGGCGTTCGCTAGGCAGGCTTGTTGGTAAAAAAATTATCGAGAAGCATCCGTATCTGCAAGATATACACGGTTTCCAAATGAACGATTTTGGTGCTATAGTCGCTGCGGCAGCTTTGGCACACGATATTGGTAATCCACCCTTCGGGCATTCGGGAGAGAAGGCTATAGGCGAATATTTTAAAATAGGTAAAGGGAAGCAGTATAAAGACCAACTTACCGATAAAGAATGGCAAGATTTAGTCGATTTTGAGGGTAATGCCAATGGGTTTAACTTGCTTGCTACATCGCGCCCAGGTATAGAGGGTGGTTTACGATTATCCTATGCTACACTGGGGGCTTTTATGAAATATCCTAAAGAGTCGTTGCCTAAAAAGCCTACGGCTAATATTGCCGATAAAAAATATGGTTTCTTTCAATGTGATAAAGTTTACTTTGAAGATGTAGCCAAAGAGTTGGGGCTTATTCGTAATAAAACAGGTAATGATATTGGTTACGAACGCCATCCGTTGGCTTACCTTGTAGAGGCTGCCGATGATATTTGTTATACCATTATCGATTTTGAAGATGGTATCAACCTTGGAGTTATATCAGAAGATTTTGCGTTAGAATACCTTATAAAGTTGGTTAAAGACAATGTACAAGTAGAAAAATATAAGAGCTTAAAGACTAAAGAGGATAGGGTGAGCTACTTGCGCGCCTTAGCTATTAGTAGTCTTATAAATGATGCTGTAAAGGTATTCTTGGATAATGAAGAGGCAATACTTGCTGGTAAATACCCTTATGCACTAACTGATCAGGGTAAATATACTGCCCAGATGCGTGATATAATTAATATTAGTGTCGAAAACATATACCAGAGTCGTGAGGTGGTAGAAAAAGAAGTAATAGGCTATCGTATTATAAATATACTGCTCGATACTTTTTGTACCGCATACAACAATAAGTATGATGGAAAAGAGAGTAATTATGACAAGTTAGTATTAAAAATGCTACCCGAAAAATTTGTTACAGATAAAATGAATTTATATGACAGGTTACTGCATATATCGCATTTTGTATCGACATTAACCGATGGTAAGGCGCTATTACTTTATAATACTATAACAGGAGTAAAATAG
- a CDS encoding DUF3078 domain-containing protein, with protein MKFKICFTILLLLAFMQNIHSQVIAITLPDSITYWEKTNKVGLDVSQIAFVNWSVGGNNSVTILGKGEFDRNYNKGNLNWDNELVVRYGFNSQEGQETRKTDDQIQLTSTFGYRSDTISHWYYSAKFNFNTQFTNGYAYPNTTDEISAPFAPAYIFLGVGGEYIRKDLGLNAYFSPLTDKTTLVLNQTLANQGAFGVRAAVYDEEGKLISEGKKSRTELGILITNSIKRKIFKNIVLDHRISFYTDYINKFGNIDIDWQWSLDMTVNQYVKANIGAHIIYDDDIKATEEVNGEPIKVGPKLQLKQMLGVGVTYTF; from the coding sequence ATGAAGTTTAAAATCTGTTTTACAATACTATTGCTATTAGCATTTATGCAGAACATACATTCGCAAGTTATTGCCATTACCCTACCCGACTCTATTACTTATTGGGAAAAAACGAATAAAGTAGGGCTTGATGTGTCTCAAATTGCTTTTGTAAACTGGAGCGTGGGTGGTAATAACTCGGTTACCATACTAGGAAAAGGTGAATTTGATCGTAATTATAATAAAGGTAACCTTAATTGGGATAACGAGCTGGTAGTTAGATACGGGTTTAATAGCCAAGAAGGACAAGAAACACGAAAAACTGACGACCAAATACAGCTTACCTCTACCTTTGGTTACCGAAGTGATACCATATCGCATTGGTATTATAGTGCCAAATTTAACTTTAATACGCAATTTACTAACGGATATGCTTACCCTAATACTACCGATGAAATTTCGGCACCTTTTGCACCTGCCTATATTTTTCTTGGGGTTGGTGGCGAATACATCCGTAAAGATTTAGGTTTAAATGCTTACTTCTCTCCTCTTACCGATAAAACCACATTAGTACTAAACCAAACACTTGCTAATCAGGGTGCTTTTGGGGTACGTGCTGCTGTGTATGATGAGGAAGGTAAATTGATAAGTGAAGGTAAAAAATCACGTACAGAGCTGGGTATATTAATTACCAACAGTATAAAGCGTAAAATATTTAAAAACATAGTACTCGATCATCGCATTAGCTTTTACACCGATTACATTAATAAATTTGGGAATATTGATATCGACTGGCAATGGTCTTTAGACATGACCGTAAATCAATATGTAAAAGCAAACATTGGCGCACATATCATTTATGATGATGATATAAAAGCTACCGAAGAGGTAAATGGCGAACCTATAAAAGTAGGTCCTAAACTACAACTAAAACAAATGCTTGGTGTGGGCGTAACGTATACTTTTTAA
- a CDS encoding 1-deoxy-D-xylulose-5-phosphate synthase: MQKLLDTIQSPNDLRKLSSEQLPQLASELRDFIIDIVSVKEGHLGASLGVVELTIALHYIFNTPNDLLVWDVGHQAYGHKILTERKDKFDTNRQWGGISGFPKRSESEYDTFGVGHSSTSISAALGMAIASKLQGDTEKCHIAVIGDASIASGMAFEGLNHAGVTDANLLVILNDNAIGIDPSVGALKNYLTEVKEGRNPRQNNMIKSLNFDYTGPVDGHDLNALLKELDRLKAIKGPKFLHIITTKGKGLKQAEEDQVKYHAPGKFDKTTGEILPKSDENLPPKYQDVFGLTLVELAKQNDKIIGITPAMPSGSSMKFMMEAFPDRAFDVGIAEQHAVTLAAGMATQGMTVYCNIYSTFLQRAYDQVIHDVALQDLPVIFCLDRAGLVGEDGATHHGVFDIAYLNCIPNMIVFAPLNERELRNILYTAQLGLPHSIAIRYPRGRSENTNWQLPFEKTEIGKAIQLQKGSQVAILTTGTIGNNVAKALAHIEHPEQFSHYHFGFIKPLDKKALQNIFNTHETIITVEDGCVTGGFGSSIATHALNINYKGTVKILGIPDVFIQHGTTAQLQQYCGIDVKSLKEIFAAYLK; this comes from the coding sequence ATGCAAAAGCTACTCGACACCATACAATCGCCTAACGATTTACGCAAACTAAGTTCCGAACAGTTGCCACAACTTGCCAGCGAGTTGCGCGATTTTATTATCGATATTGTTTCGGTTAAAGAAGGGCATCTTGGCGCAAGCCTTGGTGTGGTAGAACTTACTATTGCTTTACATTATATATTTAATACTCCTAATGACTTATTGGTTTGGGATGTAGGGCATCAGGCATACGGACACAAAATACTTACCGAACGTAAAGATAAATTTGACACTAACCGCCAATGGGGTGGTATAAGTGGTTTCCCAAAACGTAGCGAAAGTGAATATGATACTTTTGGCGTTGGGCATTCCTCTACATCTATTTCGGCAGCATTGGGTATGGCAATAGCTTCTAAACTGCAAGGCGATACCGAGAAGTGCCATATAGCGGTAATAGGCGATGCGAGTATTGCATCGGGCATGGCGTTTGAGGGACTTAACCATGCAGGTGTTACTGATGCGAATTTATTAGTTATACTCAATGACAATGCCATAGGCATAGACCCCAGTGTGGGTGCGCTTAAAAACTACCTTACCGAAGTAAAGGAAGGGCGTAACCCACGGCAAAACAACATGATAAAGTCGCTTAACTTTGATTACACAGGTCCTGTTGACGGGCATGATTTAAACGCTTTATTAAAAGAATTAGACAGACTAAAAGCTATAAAAGGTCCTAAGTTTTTACATATTATTACCACCAAAGGCAAAGGGCTAAAACAAGCCGAAGAAGACCAAGTAAAATATCATGCACCTGGTAAATTTGACAAAACAACGGGCGAAATATTACCCAAATCAGATGAAAACCTACCGCCTAAATATCAGGATGTTTTTGGACTCACCTTAGTTGAACTTGCCAAGCAAAACGATAAAATTATAGGCATTACGCCTGCTATGCCATCGGGTAGCTCTATGAAGTTTATGATGGAAGCTTTCCCTGATAGAGCTTTTGATGTAGGCATTGCCGAACAACACGCCGTAACTCTTGCGGCAGGTATGGCAACACAGGGCATGACTGTATATTGTAATATATACTCTACATTTTTACAACGTGCTTACGACCAAGTAATACATGATGTGGCACTACAAGACTTGCCTGTTATTTTTTGTCTTGACCGTGCAGGACTGGTAGGCGAAGACGGTGCGACGCATCATGGGGTTTTTGATATTGCCTATCTCAACTGTATTCCTAACATGATTGTTTTTGCTCCATTAAATGAGCGCGAACTACGTAATATATTATATACTGCTCAATTAGGGTTACCGCACTCTATAGCCATACGTTACCCACGCGGAAGAAGCGAAAACACCAACTGGCAACTGCCTTTTGAAAAAACTGAAATAGGTAAAGCTATTCAATTACAAAAAGGCTCACAAGTTGCTATACTCACTACAGGGACTATTGGTAATAATGTAGCTAAGGCACTTGCCCATATAGAGCATCCTGAGCAATTTTCGCACTATCACTTTGGGTTTATAAAACCATTAGACAAAAAAGCCTTGCAAAATATCTTCAATACTCATGAAACTATTATAACGGTTGAAGATGGTTGTGTTACAGGAGGGTTTGGTAGTAGTATTGCTACCCATGCATTAAATATCAATTATAAAGGAACTGTAAAGATTTTAGGCATTCCTGATGTATTTATACAGCATGGAACTACAGCACAACTACAACAATACTGTGGTATTGACGTTAAAAGCCTAAAAGAAATTTTTGCAGCTTACCTAAAATAA
- a CDS encoding nucleoside deaminase → MENIFTDDYFMRKALQEAETAFEKDEIPVGAVVVINDKVIARSHNLTELLHDVTAHAEMQAITSAANFLGGKYLTGCTLYVTLEPCQMCAGALYWSQVSKIVFGASDEQRGYRAMGTKLHPKTEVVHGIMAEECSDLVTSFFKKKRR, encoded by the coding sequence ATGGAAAATATTTTTACCGACGACTATTTTATGAGAAAGGCTTTGCAAGAAGCCGAAACCGCTTTTGAAAAAGACGAAATTCCTGTAGGGGCGGTGGTAGTAATCAATGATAAAGTAATTGCCCGAAGTCATAACCTTACGGAGTTACTGCACGACGTGACGGCACATGCCGAAATGCAGGCAATAACCTCAGCGGCAAATTTTCTAGGAGGTAAATACCTTACGGGCTGTACACTTTATGTAACGCTCGAACCTTGCCAAATGTGCGCGGGGGCATTATACTGGAGTCAGGTTTCTAAAATTGTTTTCGGAGCTTCAGACGAGCAACGTGGGTATAGGGCTATGGGTACAAAACTGCACCCAAAAACCGAAGTAGTTCACGGTATAATGGCAGAGGAATGTAGCGACTTAGTGACCTCTTTTTTTAAGAAAAAGAGGAGGTAA